The genomic window ACGGGACGATCAGGGCGATCCTTGACGGCACGGTATTCCGCGCGCCGATCATGGTGAAGGGCGTACGCCCCACCGTCAGCACCTGGAAGAGGCCCATCACCATCGCCCGCCACGCCTACGGCGATATATATAAGGATGTCGAGATGAACATCCCCTGCGCCGGAACTCTGAAAATGATCTTCGAGCCCGCGGACGGCGACGCCGGCAAGCGCCAGGAGGAGACGGTTTTTGAATATAAGGGCCCCGGCGTGGCGATGGGGATGCACAACCTTGAAAAATCAATCTCCAGCTTTGCGCGCGCCTGCTTTAAGTACGCGCTGGATACCGGGCAGGATCTCTGGTTCTCGACAAAAGACACCATCTCCAAGAAATACGACCAGACCTTCAAGCTGATCTTTGAGGATATCTATGAAAAAGAGTTCCGCGCTGAATTTGAAAAGGCGGGGATCACGTACTTCTATACGCTGATAGACGACGCCGTGGCGCGCGTCGTCCGCTCCGAGGGCGGCTTTATCTGGGCCTGCAAAAACTACGACGGAGACGTGATGTCCGACATGGTGGCCACCGCCTTCGGAAGCCTCGCGATGATGACCTCAGTGCTTGTATCGCCGGATGGTATCTACGAATACGAGGCGGGCCACGGTACGGTGACGCGCCATTACTACCAGCATCTGGAGGGAAAGACGACCTCGACGAATCCTATGGCGACCATCTTCGCCTGGAGCGGCGCGCTCCGCAAGCGCGGCGAGCTGGACGGCAACGCCGCACTTCAGGAGTTCGCCGGACGTCTGGAGAGGGCCTCTATTGAAACGATTGAGAGCGGCGAAATGACGAAGGATATCTTCGCCATCTCCGAGGTGCCGAATAAGAAGATGCTGACGACTGAGGAATTTCTCCAGTCGATAGCCGGGAAGCTGTAAAATATAATTACAGAGGCGCGCTTATTTTAGAGGCGCCTCTTAACCGTAACGAAAGGTGGTTTGCAGTTATGAGGATTGTCCGTACCGCCAGCGCGGGTACGCTGGAATCGTCGGATTGTCAGGTAACGGTCTCCCCCGCGGAGACCACCGAGCTTGAATACAGCGGCGCAAACAGCGCCATCTTC from Cloacibacillus sp. includes these protein-coding regions:
- a CDS encoding NADP-dependent isocitrate dehydrogenase, encoding MAKIQMTTPIVEMDGDEMTRIIWRQIKETLILPHVELKTEYYDLGLKHRDETDDQVTVDSAEATKKYGVAVKCATITPNAQRVEEYGLKKQWKSPNGTIRAILDGTVFRAPIMVKGVRPTVSTWKRPITIARHAYGDIYKDVEMNIPCAGTLKMIFEPADGDAGKRQEETVFEYKGPGVAMGMHNLEKSISSFARACFKYALDTGQDLWFSTKDTISKKYDQTFKLIFEDIYEKEFRAEFEKAGITYFYTLIDDAVARVVRSEGGFIWACKNYDGDVMSDMVATAFGSLAMMTSVLVSPDGIYEYEAGHGTVTRHYYQHLEGKTTSTNPMATIFAWSGALRKRGELDGNAALQEFAGRLERASIETIESGEMTKDIFAISEVPNKKMLTTEEFLQSIAGKL